In the Flagellimonas sp. HMM57 genome, one interval contains:
- a CDS encoding lipocalin family protein — MKLKKCFYYVILVLAISCSKDNENDIDQGNIDNFYSGADSSASINQLEGVWAIVSAEFEGERTTVPINYPECGRDFFVYSDNGMYREYIFPGSDCRPEINRLNWTLDRGVLTLSNSVGQSDDLVIIRITAQEFVFKSRFDVDSDGELDVLILTANRYDANEFDLTTSTFDRNRDEDFEDVLSFTWEAYEGFNTFNRYEIYRSAGENCTKANAELIATIIDVSTVEYTDLNPPGEESLCYYLRVYTDKGLLGESTYIGVNPSFFIYINAISLDEPIVNGNSISLSWAPSDSPYFSHYEVTVSNYAGTSASAAQEYVLAEIDNINETSFTDETPPYLENPFYTVYAYNIFGNKSPISDSERTGVREVIFKRKEIIEFKRVISLDVDSEEPIVYLYGENSGNGITGVNILRFNYQTHEIETISDISPESQTYSGIKVFNSIQNGKELVVQQGIELHFYDANTLEFKYAIDPEGVFSFRDFTYVPELDLWIVIESNNIYTLKRDNRNLSLVDTDTHFTQHQGNSYHRGFMINDNRVLIGHPNEPNSIVKTLDDNGFIIGSTMVDFSIQARNGKRTLYNSVSGYLLNTGENRLYDTDTFQILQSFEFPSFPTGTSTDGNLILGTNNDPGWQIDADSPHKKEAVILNRATNQVDELSTIGYPHFIFEDYNGDIISISSGFKKESLEQNINGKADIFIEKIQLQ; from the coding sequence TGGGCAATTGTTAGTGCTGAATTTGAAGGGGAACGGACTACTGTTCCAATAAATTATCCAGAATGTGGGAGAGATTTTTTTGTTTACTCCGATAATGGTATGTATAGAGAATATATCTTTCCTGGTAGTGATTGTAGACCAGAAATTAACAGGCTAAATTGGACTTTAGATAGGGGAGTCTTAACTTTAAGTAATTCAGTTGGTCAATCAGATGATTTAGTTATAATAAGAATTACTGCTCAGGAATTTGTTTTTAAATCTAGATTTGACGTTGATAGTGATGGTGAATTGGATGTATTGATTTTGACTGCCAACAGATATGACGCCAACGAATTTGATTTAACCACTAGTACCTTTGATCGTAATCGTGACGAAGATTTCGAAGATGTATTAAGCTTTACGTGGGAAGCCTATGAAGGTTTCAACACATTTAATCGTTACGAAATATATAGGAGTGCTGGAGAAAATTGTACAAAGGCAAACGCTGAATTAATAGCCACTATTATCGATGTAAGCACAGTTGAATATACCGATTTGAATCCACCTGGAGAAGAATCACTTTGCTATTATCTAAGAGTATATACGGATAAAGGCCTCCTTGGCGAGAGTACTTATATAGGGGTAAACCCAAGCTTTTTCATTTACATAAATGCTATTTCCCTTGATGAACCTATTGTAAATGGCAATAGCATTTCCCTTTCTTGGGCACCTTCGGATTCTCCATATTTTTCTCATTATGAGGTAACGGTTTCAAATTATGCAGGTACTAGCGCTAGTGCGGCACAAGAATATGTTTTGGCGGAAATTGATAATATCAACGAAACAAGTTTTACAGATGAAACCCCACCTTATTTAGAAAATCCGTTTTATACTGTTTATGCCTACAATATTTTTGGGAATAAAAGCCCTATAAGCGACTCAGAACGCACTGGGGTGAGGGAAGTAATCTTTAAAAGGAAAGAGATTATTGAATTCAAAAGAGTCATTTCTCTAGATGTTGATTCAGAGGAGCCCATTGTATATCTCTATGGCGAAAACAGTGGAAATGGGATTACAGGAGTGAATATTCTTCGTTTCAATTATCAGACTCATGAAATCGAAACCATCTCAGATATATCTCCTGAATCGCAGACTTATTCAGGAATTAAGGTCTTTAATTCTATTCAAAATGGTAAGGAATTAGTTGTGCAACAGGGTATTGAATTGCATTTTTACGATGCAAACACTCTAGAGTTTAAATATGCAATAGACCCAGAAGGAGTTTTTAGCTTTAGGGATTTCACTTATGTTCCCGAATTGGACCTTTGGATAGTAATTGAATCAAACAATATATACACACTAAAGCGGGACAACAGAAATCTATCTTTAGTAGACACTGATACACATTTTACCCAGCACCAAGGTAATAGTTACCATAGAGGTTTCATGATTAATGACAATAGGGTATTGATTGGCCATCCGAACGAGCCGAACAGTATTGTAAAAACACTTGATGACAATGGATTTATCATAGGCTCAACTATGGTTGATTTTAGCATACAAGCAAGAAATGGGAAAAGAACTCTTTATAATAGCGTGTCAGGTTACCTATTAAATACAGGTGAAAACAGACTTTACGACACAGATACTTTTCAAATTTTACAGTCTTTTGAATTTCCAAGTTTTCCAACGGGAACCAGTACAGATGGAAACCTTATTTTAGGAACCAATAATGACCCAGGTTGGCAGATAGATGCGGATAGTCCTCATAAAAAGGAAGCCGTTATTCTTAATAGAGCTACAAATCAAGTTGACGAACTGAGCACTATCGGATATCCACATTTTATTTTTGAAGATTATAATGGAGATATAATTAGTATCTCCTCTGGATTTAAAAAGGAGTCTTTAGAACAAAATATAAATGGAAAAGCAGATATTTTCATTGAAAAAATCCAGTTGCAATAA
- a CDS encoding DUF2490 domain-containing protein, with product MKFFVVVATLVLFLVSRPSCGQELPEKVVNENAQFWISTNNVFRIANRWAVLNDIHIRRNNFLADPNFYFLRVGGQYYLNANLRLATGYAHLWLTPTGDWDNFLNENRIYQQLSISKRYEKMNALFRIRLEQRFFNNVQDGQSLNDDFFVNRIRFLVSAGLPFKQNGPTELILANETHLNFGKDVVFNTFNQNRLTVGIKHKINKSWKVDCGYMMVYQQLATGNVYNLNHTLRLFFYGSFDFRKNKKLPFNEVRHGDE from the coding sequence TTGAAATTTTTCGTCGTTGTTGCAACCCTAGTTTTGTTTTTGGTAAGTCGCCCGTCCTGCGGTCAGGAATTACCTGAAAAAGTCGTTAATGAAAATGCTCAATTTTGGATTTCAACGAACAATGTATTCAGAATTGCCAATCGTTGGGCCGTATTGAACGATATACATATTCGTAGAAACAATTTTTTAGCGGATCCCAATTTCTACTTCCTTCGCGTTGGCGGCCAATACTATTTAAATGCTAACCTTCGTTTAGCGACAGGTTATGCACACCTTTGGTTGACTCCCACCGGTGATTGGGACAATTTTCTAAACGAGAACAGGATTTACCAGCAGTTAAGTATATCCAAACGTTATGAAAAAATGAACGCTTTGTTTCGAATCAGATTAGAACAACGTTTTTTTAATAATGTGCAGGATGGTCAATCCTTAAATGATGATTTTTTTGTTAATCGTATTCGATTTCTGGTCAGTGCTGGACTTCCCTTTAAACAAAATGGGCCTACGGAACTTATATTGGCTAATGAAACACACCTGAATTTTGGTAAGGACGTTGTCTTTAACACCTTTAACCAGAACAGATTAACTGTTGGCATAAAGCATAAAATAAATAAAAGTTGGAAAGTGGATTGCGGCTATATGATGGTCTATCAACAACTCGCTACAGGTAATGTTTATAACCTTAATCATACCCTGCGTCTCTTCTTCTATGGCAGCTTTGATTTTAGGAAGAATAAAAAATTACCATTTAACGAAGTAAGGCATGGTGACGAGTAA
- a CDS encoding DUF983 domain-containing protein gives MKFLKGTKIYSIIKGACPVCQSESMYLEQNPYKLSKTLKMKERCSNCNTKYKIEPSFFYGAMYVSYPVGLFFAGFAFVLSYLVFDIGLITTYGIIVVVMFASLPLILRISRNIWINLFMSFEKGKSPKEVLK, from the coding sequence GTGAAGTTTTTAAAGGGAACTAAAATTTATAGTATAATAAAGGGTGCATGTCCTGTTTGTCAAAGTGAGAGCATGTATTTGGAACAGAACCCCTACAAACTGTCCAAAACTTTAAAAATGAAGGAGCGCTGCAGCAACTGCAACACTAAATATAAAATTGAACCGTCATTTTTTTATGGAGCTATGTATGTGAGTTATCCGGTCGGACTTTTTTTCGCCGGGTTTGCATTTGTCTTATCCTATTTGGTTTTTGATATAGGTCTAATTACAACCTATGGTATTATCGTAGTTGTTATGTTTGCCTCTTTACCGTTGATTCTGAGAATCTCTAGAAATATTTGGATCAATCTGTTTATGAGTTTTGAAAAAGGGAAGTCCCCTAAAGAAGTTCTTAAATAG